In Chryseobacterium gotjawalense, the following are encoded in one genomic region:
- a CDS encoding TolC family protein, translating to MITFKNNLSKVMLFLPLVFSAQQVPTLPELIDSALVNDGTLTQQILENKYTKLDDQKLKDVFLPKVDISGKTGYLYASAHLKSPEIGVPPIPGVFPGAVFSEGQLDNNVNVSGISALAKAEASVLLYSGGKVKYLKEANKEKNISENLLMQKSRDEIITEVSKAYDQMALVQESKKVLDEAKKRLDINRKTADKSLGYGLITPYDRKKIELAQANLDSKLVEYEGKKELLITQIYLLTGIERERIALIQPQLQTISYEVLNQNIENRVEIQALDHGIKASDYKIKAEERWWVPKVQAQTSLSYFGLFNSNISTSKDLLPNTGKKLDMNPANTNVFPLFQAGIGFKWDVFDGNEGKHLVEKAKIEKEILENKKRDTSKKLNLNLANNQTNYTIANAQIKLKEKSREIAKQGLEQVEKEFRYGTKTSSALIDAENDLENAELELQTAIFNQRRSAIELMKSTQNLLIQNL from the coding sequence ATGATAACCTTTAAAAATAATCTGTCCAAAGTGATGCTCTTTTTACCGCTGGTTTTTTCAGCCCAACAGGTGCCTACTTTGCCGGAGTTAATCGACAGCGCTTTAGTGAACGACGGAACATTAACCCAACAAATCCTGGAAAACAAATACACCAAACTCGATGATCAAAAACTGAAAGATGTTTTTCTTCCTAAAGTTGATATTTCGGGTAAAACCGGCTATCTATATGCTTCAGCGCATTTAAAATCTCCGGAAATCGGTGTTCCTCCCATCCCCGGGGTTTTTCCAGGTGCTGTATTTTCGGAAGGTCAACTTGATAATAATGTGAATGTTTCCGGGATTTCCGCTTTGGCAAAAGCTGAAGCGAGCGTTCTTCTCTATTCCGGCGGGAAAGTGAAATATCTGAAAGAAGCCAACAAAGAAAAAAATATTTCCGAAAATTTATTGATGCAGAAAAGCCGTGACGAAATCATTACGGAAGTTTCAAAAGCGTACGATCAAATGGCGTTGGTGCAGGAATCCAAAAAAGTTTTAGATGAAGCAAAAAAACGTCTCGACATCAATAGAAAAACCGCCGACAAATCATTAGGTTACGGATTGATCACGCCTTACGACCGAAAAAAAATCGAACTGGCGCAGGCAAATTTAGATTCCAAATTGGTGGAATATGAAGGAAAGAAAGAGTTGTTAATTACGCAGATCTATTTATTGACCGGAATCGAGCGTGAAAGAATTGCTTTAATTCAACCGCAATTACAAACTATTTCTTACGAAGTTCTCAATCAGAATATTGAAAATAGAGTAGAAATTCAGGCTTTGGATCACGGGATTAAAGCGAGCGATTATAAAATAAAAGCCGAGGAAAGATGGTGGGTTCCGAAAGTTCAGGCGCAAACTTCACTCAGTTATTTCGGCCTGTTCAACAGCAATATTTCGACTTCAAAAGATTTGTTGCCCAACACAGGGAAGAAACTGGATATGAATCCCGCGAATACAAACGTTTTTCCATTATTTCAGGCGGGAATTGGTTTTAAATGGGATGTTTTTGACGGTAATGAAGGAAAACATCTGGTAGAAAAAGCGAAAATTGAAAAAGAGATTTTAGAAAATAAAAAACGTGATACTTCCAAAAAGCTAAATCTCAATTTGGCGAATAATCAAACCAATTATACGATTGCTAATGCTCAAATTAAGTTAAAAGAAAAATCCCGTGAAATTGCAAAGCAAGGTTTGGAACAGGTGGAAAAAGAATTCCGGTACGGAACAAAAACTTCTTCTGCTTTGATAGATGCAGAAAATGATTTGGAAAATGCCGAACTGGAATTGCAAACCGCGATTTTTAACCAAAGAAGAAGTGCCATCGAGTTGATGAAATCCACTCAGAATTTGCTGATCCAAAACCTTTAA
- the pcaF gene encoding 3-oxoadipyl-CoA thiolase has protein sequence MKNAYIIDGTRSAIGNFKGSLAAVRTDDLMASVLKSLIEKNPDLPLDKIDDVIIGCANQAGEDNRNVARMASLLAGFPVNVPGETVNRLCASGMSSIVQAMRAIRSGEGDLFIAGGVEGMSRAPYVLSKAESAFGTDSKMYDSSFGWRFINPKMEKMYGIDAMGKTAENLAEMFEISREEQDEFALNSQMKAKKAQESGRLAEEISDLKIPQRKGDPVVINKDEFIKPNSTLEILAKLRPAFLKENGTVTAGNASGLNDGAAAVIIASDDAVKNYSLKPLAKILSSAVVGVEPRIMGIGPVEATKLALKRANLTLDQIDIIELNEAFAAQSIACLKELGIANDDARVNVNGGAIALGHPLGMSGTRITYSAALELQKTGKKYALATMCIGVGQGYAVILENVTI, from the coding sequence ATGAAAAACGCCTATATTATCGATGGGACAAGATCGGCCATCGGAAATTTTAAAGGAAGCTTAGCAGCTGTGAGAACTGACGATCTGATGGCTTCTGTACTAAAAAGTTTAATCGAAAAAAATCCGGATTTACCATTAGATAAAATCGATGATGTTATTATCGGTTGCGCTAATCAAGCGGGTGAAGATAATCGTAATGTTGCCAGAATGGCTTCACTTTTAGCAGGATTTCCGGTGAATGTTCCGGGCGAAACGGTGAACAGATTGTGTGCCTCGGGAATGAGTTCGATTGTTCAGGCGATGCGTGCGATCCGTTCCGGCGAAGGTGATCTTTTTATTGCGGGCGGTGTTGAAGGAATGTCGAGAGCTCCTTACGTTCTTTCCAAAGCGGAATCTGCTTTTGGAACCGATTCTAAAATGTATGATTCGAGTTTTGGCTGGCGTTTCATCAATCCAAAAATGGAGAAAATGTACGGAATTGATGCGATGGGAAAAACCGCAGAAAATTTAGCGGAAATGTTTGAAATTTCGCGTGAGGAACAGGATGAATTTGCCTTAAATTCTCAGATGAAAGCCAAAAAAGCGCAGGAAAGCGGAAGATTGGCAGAAGAGATTTCTGACCTTAAAATCCCACAAAGAAAAGGAGATCCGGTTGTCATTAATAAAGATGAATTCATTAAACCGAACTCTACTTTAGAAATTTTAGCGAAACTAAGACCGGCTTTTTTAAAGGAAAACGGAACGGTGACCGCGGGAAATGCTTCAGGTTTAAATGACGGAGCTGCTGCCGTGATTATTGCTTCAGATGATGCGGTGAAAAATTACAGTTTAAAACCTTTGGCTAAAATCTTAAGTTCTGCCGTGGTTGGCGTTGAACCCAGAATTATGGGAATCGGTCCGGTTGAAGCAACTAAACTGGCTTTGAAAAGAGCAAATCTTACTTTAGACCAAATCGATATTATTGAATTGAATGAAGCTTTTGCCGCGCAAAGTATTGCGTGTCTGAAAGAACTCGGAATCGCCAATGATGATGCAAGAGTCAACGTAAACGGTGGCGCAATTGCACTTGGTCATCCACTCGGAATGAGCGGAACGAGAATCACGTATTCTGCCGCTTTGGAATTACAAAAAACAGGAAAGAAATATGCGTTGGCGACAATGTGCATCGGCGTCGGACAAGGTTATGCCGTAATTCTGGAAAATGTAACTATCTAA
- a CDS encoding DUF1569 domain-containing protein: MQDIFNAKEAQNYIDRINKLSPDSKAKWGKMSVDQMLAHCNVTYEMVYEPQKHKAPGGIAKFILKRFVKPKVVGEKSYSQNSPTAPQFIIKESKDFDSEKKRLIGFIQKTQQLGRESFDGKESFSFGKLKAQEWNNMFAKHLNHHLDQFGA, translated from the coding sequence ATGCAAGATATTTTTAATGCTAAAGAAGCGCAGAATTACATCGACAGAATCAATAAACTTTCTCCAGATTCAAAAGCGAAATGGGGCAAAATGTCCGTCGATCAAATGTTGGCGCATTGCAATGTAACTTATGAAATGGTGTATGAACCGCAAAAACATAAAGCACCGGGCGGAATTGCGAAATTTATTTTAAAAAGATTTGTAAAACCGAAAGTGGTGGGCGAAAAATCCTATTCTCAGAATTCTCCGACTGCGCCACAATTTATAATTAAAGAAAGCAAAGATTTTGATTCTGAAAAAAAACGGTTGATCGGCTTTATTCAGAAAACACAGCAGTTAGGACGGGAATCTTTTGACGGAAAAGAATCATTTTCTTTCGGGAAACTCAAGGCTCAGGAATGGAACAATATGTTTGCGAAACATTTAAATCATCATTTGGATCAGTTCGGTGCCTAA
- a CDS encoding ABC transporter permease — protein sequence MKQIRYLLKREFHLFFTNKTMISVFFLAPVFYALLIGFTYKSGKVENIPVIVVNHDNTPLSNQVVEMLQDSKSLKVLSYINEPANLKDETIKTEAAAVIIIPERFEAMMLQKKYPEVNVYVNTSNVLTANFATKAIQLTLGTFSAGAEIKALEKKGMNADLAKTQYEPFKANYITLFNTTSNYLVFMWPAMMAVVLQQVILLAMAVTFSEEFKRESFLKDFAGKEKYAVVVMAIKCLPIWIFANFNILFFYLCSLYFRIPVPDNVWNFFLITAVFVVAATNLGVLISILVPDALKATQYLMVIASPAFIISGFTWPTYAMPAFIKSFTAIIPLTPYLDALKIMVVQNGSAILTKKHLVHLFILGWIYFILGWMALKIKIHFLFKKYKISQNIEKDELSELISSEE from the coding sequence ATGAAACAAATCAGATATTTATTAAAAAGGGAATTCCACCTGTTTTTCACCAACAAAACGATGATTTCCGTCTTTTTTTTAGCGCCCGTTTTCTACGCTTTGCTCATTGGTTTTACCTACAAATCCGGGAAAGTAGAAAATATTCCCGTAATCGTGGTGAATCATGACAACACGCCGTTATCCAATCAGGTCGTAGAAATGCTTCAGGACAGTAAATCGTTGAAAGTTTTAAGTTATATTAATGAACCTGCGAACTTGAAAGATGAAACCATCAAAACAGAAGCTGCGGCAGTAATCATTATACCGGAACGTTTCGAAGCGATGATGCTTCAGAAAAAATATCCGGAGGTGAATGTTTACGTGAACACTTCAAATGTATTGACGGCGAATTTTGCCACAAAAGCCATTCAGTTGACTTTAGGAACTTTCTCCGCCGGCGCGGAAATTAAAGCGTTGGAGAAAAAAGGCATGAATGCAGATCTAGCGAAAACCCAATACGAACCTTTCAAAGCGAATTATATTACGCTTTTCAACACCACGAGTAATTATCTGGTTTTTATGTGGCCGGCAATGATGGCCGTCGTTTTACAGCAGGTGATTTTATTGGCAATGGCAGTTACTTTTTCTGAAGAATTTAAAAGAGAATCTTTCCTTAAAGATTTTGCAGGTAAAGAAAAATATGCGGTTGTGGTAATGGCGATTAAATGCCTGCCCATCTGGATTTTCGCGAATTTCAATATCCTGTTTTTCTACCTGTGCAGTTTATATTTTAGAATTCCGGTTCCCGACAATGTTTGGAATTTCTTTCTCATCACCGCAGTTTTCGTGGTGGCGGCAACCAATCTGGGGGTTCTCATAAGTATTTTGGTTCCGGATGCGTTGAAGGCTACGCAATACTTAATGGTGATTGCATCGCCTGCTTTTATCATCAGTGGATTTACGTGGCCAACTTATGCGATGCCTGCGTTTATCAAAAGTTTTACGGCAATTATTCCATTAACACCCTATCTGGATGCGCTGAAAATTATGGTGGTACAGAACGGTTCGGCGATTTTAACCAAAAAACATTTGGTTCACCTGTTCATCTTAGGATGGATTTATTTCATTCTTGGTTGGATGGCACTGAAAATAAAAATTCATTTCCTTTTTAAAAAATATAAAATCTCGCAAAATATTGAAAAAGACGAGTTATCGGAATTAATTTCTTCCGAGGAATAA
- a CDS encoding SRPBCC family protein — translation MHEIVLVQQRVNAPAEKVWKAITDKAQMKEWYFDIPDFDLEVHNQFNFYEPGEERRFHHHGEILESIPNEKLKYTWTYPEFSKEKSIVKWKLEENENGTLVTLSHKGLENFEHLGKDFQKESFEKGWNEIIGKSLKNFVEN, via the coding sequence ATGCATGAGATTGTACTTGTTCAACAAAGGGTAAATGCCCCTGCTGAAAAGGTTTGGAAAGCCATAACCGACAAAGCGCAGATGAAAGAATGGTATTTTGATATTCCCGATTTTGATTTGGAAGTTCACAATCAGTTCAACTTTTACGAACCGGGTGAAGAAAGAAGATTTCATCATCATGGAGAAATTTTGGAAAGTATTCCAAATGAAAAATTAAAGTACACCTGGACATATCCTGAATTTTCGAAAGAAAAATCTATTGTTAAATGGAAACTCGAAGAAAACGAAAACGGGACTCTGGTTACACTTAGTCACAAAGGTTTAGAAAACTTTGAGCATCTTGGAAAAGATTTTCAGAAAGAAAGTTTCGAAAAAGGCTGGAATGAAATTATCGGAAAAAGTCTGAAAAATTTTGTTGAGAATTAA
- a CDS encoding VOC family protein, which yields MATINAYLTFDGTCEEAFNFYKSVFGGDFPMVGRFGDMPPQEGMPAMSDDVKNRIMHMTLPISAETILMGSDTMPGIHDHKIGNNISLSINTDSKEEADRIFNGLSEGGVVTMPLADTFWGAYFGMWTDKFGINWMVNYDDPSKVQAH from the coding sequence ATGGCAACAATTAACGCGTATTTAACTTTCGACGGAACTTGCGAAGAAGCATTCAATTTTTATAAATCCGTTTTCGGTGGTGATTTTCCGATGGTCGGAAGATTTGGCGATATGCCGCCACAGGAAGGAATGCCCGCAATGTCAGATGATGTAAAAAACAGAATCATGCACATGACGCTGCCTATTTCTGCGGAAACCATTTTGATGGGTAGTGACACGATGCCAGGAATTCACGATCATAAAATCGGGAATAATATTTCGCTTTCCATCAACACGGATTCCAAAGAAGAAGCCGACCGGATTTTCAATGGACTTTCCGAAGGTGGAGTAGTTACAATGCCGCTTGCCGACACGTTTTGGGGCGCTTATTTCGGGATGTGGACCGATAAGTTTGGCATCAACTGGATGGTCAACTATGATGATCCTTCCAAAGTTCAGGCTCATTAA
- a CDS encoding MBL fold metallo-hydrolase, with protein sequence MITVLLMVIVFAAALFIFMQHPKFGKAPTGKRLERIKKSPYYQKGKFDNINFTPQLAEDSSIPGVMFRFLFGKNKNLIPKEKFNFEKTDLKNLNPNENIYVWMGHSSYFIQIDGKKILVDPVFSGNASPVKFAAKAFSGTDLYTAEDIPGLDYLIITHDHWDHLDYETVKKLNPKAKQVITGLGTAEHLEYWNYDPKKIIELDWGENFDLGNGFKVYAETARHFSGRGFKRNQAIWASFIFETPERKIYIGGDSGFDNHFEKIGEKYGDFDLAILENGQYNKDWRYIHMMPEEFLRAAENLKAKRIIPVHNSKFALALHDWKEPLQKITTLNETENLRLITPKIGEKIVWQDDSIVYEKWWESYK encoded by the coding sequence ATGATTACAGTTCTACTTATGGTAATCGTTTTTGCCGCGGCACTTTTCATTTTCATGCAACATCCTAAATTCGGGAAAGCGCCAACCGGAAAACGTTTGGAAAGAATAAAAAAATCGCCGTATTATCAAAAGGGTAAATTCGATAATATTAATTTTACGCCGCAACTCGCAGAAGATTCTTCAATTCCGGGAGTGATGTTCCGCTTTTTATTCGGCAAAAACAAAAATTTAATCCCGAAGGAAAAATTTAATTTTGAAAAAACCGATTTGAAAAATTTAAATCCAAATGAAAATATTTATGTTTGGATGGGACATTCTTCTTATTTCATTCAAATTGATGGCAAAAAAATCCTTGTCGATCCCGTTTTCAGTGGAAATGCATCTCCCGTAAAATTTGCTGCAAAAGCCTTTTCCGGAACCGATTTATACACCGCAGAAGATATTCCCGGATTGGATTATTTAATCATTACGCACGATCACTGGGATCATCTGGATTATGAAACCGTGAAAAAGCTCAATCCAAAAGCAAAACAAGTCATCACGGGATTAGGAACCGCCGAACATTTGGAGTATTGGAATTATGATCCTAAAAAAATTATCGAACTCGATTGGGGCGAAAATTTTGATTTGGGAAATGGATTCAAAGTTTACGCAGAGACAGCGCGGCATTTTTCCGGGCGCGGTTTTAAGCGGAACCAAGCCATTTGGGCGAGTTTTATTTTTGAAACTCCGGAAAGAAAAATTTATATCGGCGGCGATTCCGGGTTTGATAATCACTTTGAAAAAATTGGTGAAAAATATGGCGATTTTGATTTGGCTATTCTTGAAAATGGCCAGTATAACAAAGACTGGCGCTATATTCACATGATGCCGGAAGAGTTTCTGCGCGCTGCTGAAAATCTGAAAGCGAAAAGGATAATACCGGTCCATAATTCAAAATTCGCTCTTGCGCTGCACGACTGGAAAGAACCGTTACAAAAAATAACCACGCTGAATGAAACAGAAAACTTACGCCTGATTACTCCTAAGATTGGGGAAAAAATCGTTTGGCAAGATGACTCGATCGTTTATGAAAAATGGTGGGAATCCTACAAATAG
- a CDS encoding tryptophan-rich sensory protein: MIKKLQIANGFFLIFTIIFNYLSNTGIFNGKTIANVSDQYHNFFTPAGYAFSIWGFIYLLLIGFVFYTGRSLFNPAKNEANGFVRKISWWFVVSCIANCAWIVTWLYGFTGLSVIVLLIAFISLLIIVLEALNHHSTAAEKWFINFPFQIYSGWVSVALIAATAAWLKKTEWRGFGISEVNWTITLIITASLIHLFMTWKKNAPVFAFVAVWALIAIAVANKNESQPIYLAALTAAGILFLSSCFKIIKGSLSKVR; encoded by the coding sequence ATGATAAAAAAACTGCAAATCGCCAATGGTTTCTTTCTGATTTTCACCATTATCTTTAATTATCTGAGCAATACCGGAATATTTAATGGAAAGACAATCGCCAATGTTTCTGATCAATACCACAATTTTTTTACTCCGGCAGGTTATGCTTTTTCAATTTGGGGATTTATTTATCTGCTTTTAATTGGTTTCGTTTTTTACACGGGCCGAAGTTTATTCAATCCAGCTAAAAATGAAGCGAATGGCTTTGTAAGAAAAATCAGTTGGTGGTTTGTCGTTTCCTGTATTGCTAATTGTGCCTGGATCGTAACTTGGCTTTACGGTTTTACCGGATTATCTGTAATCGTTCTGTTGATCGCCTTTATTTCGCTTTTAATCATTGTATTGGAAGCCTTAAATCACCATTCAACCGCTGCCGAAAAATGGTTCATTAATTTTCCTTTTCAAATTTATTCGGGCTGGGTAAGTGTCGCTCTAATCGCGGCTACAGCAGCTTGGTTAAAAAAAACCGAATGGAGAGGTTTCGGAATTTCGGAAGTGAACTGGACCATTACTTTAATCATTACCGCATCTTTAATTCACCTTTTTATGACCTGGAAGAAGAATGCACCGGTGTTCGCTTTTGTAGCAGTCTGGGCTTTAATTGCAATTGCGGTGGCAAATAAAAATGAAAGTCAGCCAATTTATTTAGCAGCATTGACCGCAGCAGGAATTCTTTTTTTGAGCAGTTGTTTCAAAATTATTAAAGGAAGTTTAAGTAAAGTTAGATGA
- a CDS encoding DUF1398 domain-containing protein: protein MKFTSEQIHEAQTESGNIFPVLIRQLKLLGVVNFITFVTDGHTDYFDDEKESITSEATHDLLISENTNAEKFLERLKLHQNGGTSFQTFCQDCAENGIDCWIVDLQKMTCTYYDKSGKEILVEKIPTVPL, encoded by the coding sequence ATGAAATTTACATCAGAACAAATCCACGAAGCACAAACAGAGAGTGGAAATATATTTCCGGTTTTAATTCGGCAATTAAAATTATTGGGAGTTGTAAATTTTATCACTTTCGTTACAGATGGTCACACCGATTACTTCGATGATGAAAAGGAAAGTATCACCTCAGAAGCTACACACGATCTTCTAATTTCTGAAAATACCAATGCAGAAAAATTTCTCGAACGATTAAAATTGCATCAAAATGGCGGAACCAGTTTTCAAACATTTTGCCAAGATTGCGCAGAAAATGGAATCGATTGCTGGATTGTAGATTTACAAAAAATGACGTGTACTTATTACGACAAAAGCGGGAAGGAAATATTAGTAGAAAAAATCCCTACTGTTCCTCTTTAA
- a CDS encoding HlyD family secretion protein → MKNIVLTSLALVSLLALSGCKESKPEREIVGKTKKEVISFAPKITGRILTIKVEEGQTVKVGDTLAILDVPEVSAKIAQAKGATSAANAQVLMAKNGATADQLRQLKAKQKGLQEQFQYAQKSYNRAKNMYRDSLLSPQNYDEYFAKYQGAKAQLDAVNAELHDVVIGTRFEKIEMAQGQQNQARGALQEANVAYSEKYIIATNDMEIETIALNKGELATAGYPLFTGYIPQTSYFRFTIPESKIAKYQKGMTVKMFVNYNKKEFTGKIVAIKQLAKYADITTAFPDYEPEEAIYEIKVVPENQQAAKDILVNSNVTLK, encoded by the coding sequence ATGAAAAATATTGTATTAACGTCTTTGGCTTTGGTAAGTTTGCTGGCACTTTCAGGCTGCAAAGAATCAAAACCGGAAAGAGAAATTGTGGGTAAAACCAAAAAAGAAGTTATTTCTTTTGCACCGAAAATCACCGGAAGGATTTTAACCATTAAAGTAGAAGAAGGACAAACTGTCAAGGTGGGCGATACGCTCGCAATTCTAGATGTCCCCGAAGTTTCTGCAAAGATTGCGCAGGCAAAAGGTGCAACTTCCGCCGCAAACGCACAGGTCCTGATGGCAAAGAACGGTGCGACCGCCGATCAGCTCCGTCAGTTGAAAGCTAAGCAGAAAGGCTTGCAGGAACAATTTCAATATGCACAGAAATCTTATAACCGGGCAAAAAACATGTACCGAGACAGTTTACTTTCGCCCCAGAATTACGATGAGTATTTTGCGAAATATCAGGGAGCAAAAGCGCAGTTGGATGCGGTCAATGCGGAACTTCATGATGTTGTGATCGGAACGCGTTTCGAAAAAATAGAAATGGCGCAAGGTCAGCAAAATCAGGCAAGAGGTGCTTTGCAGGAGGCTAATGTCGCTTATTCGGAAAAGTACATCATCGCCACCAATGATATGGAAATCGAAACCATCGCTTTGAACAAAGGAGAACTGGCGACGGCTGGCTATCCGCTTTTTACCGGTTATATACCGCAGACTTCGTATTTCCGGTTTACCATTCCCGAATCAAAAATTGCGAAATATCAGAAAGGAATGACGGTGAAAATGTTCGTTAATTACAACAAGAAAGAATTTACGGGAAAAATTGTCGCCATTAAACAACTGGCGAAATACGCGGATATTACGACCGCTTTCCCGGATTACGAACCGGAAGAAGCGATTTACGAAATCAAAGTGGTGCCGGAAAATCAGCAGGCTGCGAAAGATATTTTGGTGAATTCAAATGTGACTTTAAAGTAA
- a CDS encoding Crp/Fnr family transcriptional regulator, producing MKLLDQISKYIKPDAVTEDFFRNETQTRIFAKGELLSHQNTHNRNVYYMENGLARTYYFEKGKDITTNFYSEGKSFGSIDTIFNNVPSIYNIETLEESTVTFCDYKKLEELCSVSLTSANFSRFLLGNLMAQMSKRISSLQHMTAKEKYAQLLEENPNIILRAPLGMIASYLGISQETLSRIRSEI from the coding sequence GTGAAACTGCTCGACCAAATTTCAAAATATATAAAACCAGACGCCGTTACCGAAGATTTTTTTCGCAATGAAACGCAGACCAGAATTTTCGCAAAAGGCGAACTGTTAAGCCATCAAAATACTCATAACCGAAATGTTTATTACATGGAAAATGGTCTCGCGCGAACGTATTATTTTGAAAAAGGAAAAGACATCACCACCAATTTTTATTCAGAGGGAAAATCATTCGGCAGCATCGATACGATTTTCAATAATGTTCCCTCGATTTATAATATCGAAACTTTGGAAGAAAGTACGGTTACCTTTTGTGATTATAAAAAGTTGGAAGAACTGTGTTCAGTTTCTTTGACCTCGGCGAATTTCAGCCGGTTTCTTTTGGGGAATTTAATGGCTCAGATGTCGAAACGGATCAGTTCGCTTCAACACATGACGGCGAAAGAGAAATACGCGCAGCTTTTGGAGGAAAACCCCAACATTATCCTTCGTGCCCCTTTGGGAATGATCGCTTCTTATCTGGGGATTTCACAGGAAACGCTGAGCAGAATCAGAAGTGAAATTTAA